The following proteins come from a genomic window of Terribacillus aidingensis:
- the dapA gene encoding 4-hydroxy-tetrahydrodipicolinate synthase → MNLTGIWPAMVTPFTENQRINEDAIQKLTNYLIEAGVHGLFALGTNGEFHMLDRDEKLTVAKEIIQTANGRVPVMVGTGGNSTKEVIDLSRDMEALGADALSIITPYFVAPDQTDLAVHYETIASAVTIPVMLYNIPSKTGMSIEAETVARLAKHSNILGIKDSSGNFDNIKAYIEATNNEEFAVFAGTDSLILQTLRAGGQGAVAATANVLPDKVLAIYEGFRNNDEQQAEEAQSSLQPLRETFVLGAIPSSLKKAVELAGIPVGPPRLPVTEAKGEVLQKIENMMQGYNLHTR, encoded by the coding sequence ATGAATTTAACTGGTATTTGGCCAGCGATGGTCACGCCTTTTACAGAAAATCAACGTATCAACGAAGATGCTATACAAAAATTAACGAATTATCTTATAGAAGCTGGCGTTCATGGATTGTTTGCTTTAGGCACAAATGGCGAATTTCATATGCTTGACCGAGATGAGAAGCTTACAGTTGCAAAGGAGATCATCCAAACAGCTAATGGAAGAGTACCGGTAATGGTTGGAACAGGAGGTAATTCCACAAAAGAAGTAATTGATTTATCCCGAGATATGGAAGCATTGGGTGCTGATGCGCTTTCCATTATCACACCTTATTTTGTCGCTCCTGACCAAACGGACCTTGCAGTTCACTACGAAACGATTGCCAGTGCAGTTACTATCCCTGTCATGCTATACAATATCCCATCCAAAACAGGGATGTCGATAGAGGCAGAGACGGTTGCCAGACTTGCAAAGCACTCGAACATTCTTGGTATCAAAGACAGCAGCGGAAACTTCGATAACATCAAAGCTTATATAGAAGCTACTAATAATGAAGAATTTGCAGTGTTTGCTGGAACGGATTCGTTAATCCTTCAAACATTGCGTGCCGGAGGGCAAGGAGCTGTTGCGGCTACTGCGAATGTTCTGCCGGATAAAGTGTTAGCAATTTATGAAGGGTTCCGGAATAACGACGAACAGCAAGCAGAAGAAGCGCAGTCCAGTTTGCAGCCTTTACGGGAGACTTTCGTGCTTGGGGCCATTCCAAGTTCACTAAAGAAAGCAGTAGAGTTAGCCGGAATTCCGGTAGGACCGCCACGACTTCCAGTCACCGAAGCAAAAGGAGAAGTACTGCAAAAAATCGAGAACATGATGCAAGGATACAACCTACACACTCGTTAA
- a CDS encoding iron-containing alcohol dehydrogenase, giving the protein MSIYKFQTADHIVAGREAVDNISEHLSLLNLPIKQALLITQPALIAAGAAEKVEKALEAVGITVDLTTDVEPEPTLENIERVFSETVGVKDYDVLIGLGGGSILDTTKLLSVLKTNDTALENLLGTDLVEKAGLPTILIPTTSGTGAEVTPNAIVTLPEQELKIGVVSRYLLPDLVLLDPTLTTGLPKPITAATGMDAFTHALESYISNKANSISDMFALESIRLITANIVTAYQNGADLDAREKMLIGSMYGGMALTAAGTAAVHAMAYPLGGKYKIAHGVANSMLLPHVTQFNMDAMVDRLASVAEPMGIDTNSLSSEEAAQAVVDKIKELTTVLEIPQDLGEYGVEEESIESMAVAALEVKRLMDNNPKVLDKEDVKSIYRKLLV; this is encoded by the coding sequence TTGTCTATTTATAAATTCCAAACAGCAGATCATATTGTTGCAGGTCGTGAAGCAGTAGATAACATTAGTGAACATTTATCTTTACTGAATCTGCCGATTAAACAGGCGCTATTGATCACACAGCCGGCTTTGATTGCAGCAGGTGCCGCAGAAAAGGTAGAGAAGGCATTGGAAGCTGTAGGTATAACTGTGGATCTGACAACTGATGTAGAACCAGAACCTACACTTGAAAATATCGAAAGAGTCTTTTCAGAAACTGTCGGCGTGAAAGATTATGATGTACTGATCGGGCTTGGCGGAGGAAGTATTTTAGATACAACAAAACTGCTATCTGTTTTAAAAACAAATGATACTGCCTTGGAGAACCTGCTTGGAACTGACCTGGTGGAAAAGGCAGGGTTACCAACTATCTTAATTCCAACTACTTCAGGTACCGGAGCGGAAGTGACGCCGAATGCCATTGTCACATTACCTGAACAAGAGCTGAAGATCGGTGTTGTTAGCAGATATTTGCTTCCGGATCTAGTATTGCTTGATCCAACATTAACAACAGGACTGCCAAAACCAATCACAGCTGCAACAGGGATGGATGCATTCACACATGCGCTGGAATCTTATATTTCAAATAAGGCTAATTCGATAAGTGATATGTTTGCGCTGGAATCCATTCGGTTGATTACAGCTAATATTGTTACTGCTTATCAGAATGGAGCTGATTTGGATGCCAGAGAGAAAATGCTTATCGGCTCCATGTATGGCGGTATGGCATTAACAGCAGCGGGTACGGCAGCAGTTCATGCAATGGCTTATCCGTTGGGAGGCAAGTACAAGATTGCACATGGTGTGGCAAACTCCATGCTGCTTCCACATGTGACGCAGTTCAATATGGATGCGATGGTAGATCGCTTAGCCTCTGTAGCTGAGCCTATGGGCATTGATACAAATAGTCTGTCCAGTGAAGAAGCAGCCCAGGCAGTAGTAGATAAAATTAAGGAACTGACAACTGTATTGGAAATACCTCAGGATTTAGGGGAATACGGTGTGGAAGAAGAGAGCATTGAATCAATGGCAGTTGCTGCTTTGGAAGTGAAGCGATTGATGGACAATAATCCAAAGGTGTTGGATAAAGAAGATGTAAAGTCTATTTATCGCAAGCTGTTAGTCTGA
- a CDS encoding four-carbon acid sugar kinase family protein: MKKIAIIADDLTGASDCGAMLLPYAVEVDVLLDGKMKEIDSNQAVVINTDSRSLPASAAYSKLAEAAEGVALTAPDIIYKKIDSTMRGNVGQELDALYDVLKPDVILLAPGLPSQGRVVKDGIHYLHGIPLADTEAAKDPKTPVKHSDIKQLVSSQSKHLVQHLSIGEIRSGNEKRVERLLAAVSAGAKIITADSEDDDDLRLLSEAAVATKLNVIYAGSAGLMEYLPTAHGLEQKVIAPSLDLVEETVLLVVGSVSPVGRKQLNWLMESDHSVQFLEVDPVMLLQDNLEDTNEWKIVMEEAQYAHAAGKHIVLFSSSEKPVAVNEEEAIQNSNKIAQNLGAVAASIVKGMKISRLFLTGGDTAIRVMEALQADSFHILGQVEVGVPIGKLNGTNIIAVTKAGSFGSQEVMGNALQLLKGVDKVEANYRN, from the coding sequence ATGAAAAAGATAGCGATTATTGCGGACGACCTGACAGGTGCAAGTGATTGCGGTGCAATGCTGCTTCCATATGCTGTAGAAGTGGATGTTCTTTTGGATGGGAAGATGAAAGAGATAGACAGCAACCAAGCGGTCGTTATCAATACGGACAGTCGTTCCCTTCCTGCATCAGCAGCTTACAGCAAGCTTGCTGAAGCTGCTGAAGGGGTTGCATTGACAGCGCCGGACATTATATACAAAAAAATAGATTCCACAATGAGGGGAAATGTAGGGCAGGAGCTGGATGCCCTATATGATGTTTTGAAGCCGGATGTTATCCTTTTGGCTCCTGGCCTTCCATCACAAGGAAGGGTAGTGAAAGATGGCATTCATTACCTGCATGGTATCCCTCTGGCGGATACGGAAGCTGCCAAGGATCCAAAAACGCCAGTAAAACATTCCGATATCAAGCAGTTGGTTTCTTCTCAAAGCAAGCATCTGGTCCAACATCTAAGTATAGGGGAAATCAGATCTGGCAATGAGAAAAGGGTCGAACGGCTGCTAGCAGCTGTTTCAGCGGGAGCTAAGATTATTACAGCTGATTCAGAGGATGATGACGATCTGCGTTTGCTTAGCGAAGCTGCTGTAGCTACCAAACTGAATGTCATCTATGCGGGGTCGGCGGGATTGATGGAATATCTTCCAACCGCACATGGCTTGGAACAAAAGGTGATTGCTCCATCTCTCGATCTTGTGGAAGAAACTGTATTGTTGGTAGTAGGCAGTGTAAGTCCAGTTGGGCGTAAACAGCTTAACTGGTTAATGGAATCAGATCATAGCGTTCAATTTTTGGAAGTCGATCCTGTGATGCTGCTTCAAGACAATCTTGAGGATACAAATGAATGGAAGATAGTAATGGAAGAGGCGCAATATGCACATGCGGCAGGAAAACATATTGTGCTGTTTTCTTCTTCCGAAAAGCCGGTCGCAGTCAATGAGGAAGAAGCGATTCAAAATAGTAATAAGATTGCGCAGAACTTAGGAGCAGTGGCTGCTTCAATAGTTAAAGGGATGAAAATCTCGAGATTATTTCTAACTGGCGGGGATACAGCTATTCGTGTGATGGAAGCACTCCAAGCAGATTCTTTTCACATCCTGGGTCAAGTTGAGGTTGGGGTTCCAATAGGGAAGCTTAATGGAACTAACATAATTGCTGTCACGAAGGCTGGAAGTTTTGGATCACAGGAAGTCATGGGGAATGCATTGCAATTGCTTAAAGGAGTAGATAAAGTTGAAGCCAACTATCGGAATTAG
- the pdxA gene encoding 4-hydroxythreonine-4-phosphate dehydrogenase PdxA, with protein MKPTIGISMGDAAGIGPEIIVKALQHKEVYEQGNPFVIGDLSMLRRAAEVVSSVLEFHTVETIDACRFEHGVIDVMDLQLLPEDLEQGVVSKEAGNAAFHYLSKAIELGKEGELAAICTAPLNKEALHLGGHRYPGHTEILAELTGTKDYSMMLSSPKLRVIHLTTHIGLLDAISAINPERTYTVIKLAYETLTKAGYDNPRIAVCGINPHAGENGLFGNGEEEEKLTPAIVKAQQEGIDVSGPHPADTLFFRAVRGDFDIVVACYHDQGHVPIKVLGLEEGVNITVGLKGGLVRTSVDHGTAFDIAGKNIADERSMLAALQTAADLAPKQSITR; from the coding sequence TTGAAGCCAACTATCGGAATTAGTATGGGTGACGCGGCTGGAATCGGTCCGGAGATCATTGTGAAAGCTTTGCAGCACAAAGAGGTTTATGAGCAAGGTAACCCCTTTGTAATCGGAGATCTCAGCATGTTAAGGAGAGCGGCAGAGGTCGTTAGTTCAGTTCTGGAATTTCATACTGTCGAAACTATTGATGCCTGCCGATTTGAGCATGGCGTAATCGATGTAATGGATCTACAGCTGCTTCCGGAGGATCTGGAACAGGGCGTTGTCTCCAAAGAAGCCGGGAATGCAGCATTTCACTACTTAAGTAAGGCAATTGAGCTTGGCAAGGAAGGGGAGTTAGCAGCTATATGTACTGCTCCTTTAAATAAAGAAGCACTTCATTTAGGCGGGCATAGATATCCTGGCCATACCGAGATCCTTGCAGAACTGACCGGAACCAAGGATTATTCTATGATGCTTTCCTCACCTAAACTTCGCGTCATTCATTTAACAACACATATTGGGTTGTTGGATGCCATATCCGCCATTAATCCGGAGCGGACATACACTGTCATTAAATTGGCGTATGAGACGCTGACAAAAGCGGGATATGATAATCCGCGTATCGCGGTATGCGGTATCAACCCGCATGCGGGGGAAAACGGTTTATTTGGAAATGGGGAAGAAGAGGAGAAGCTGACGCCTGCCATTGTGAAAGCACAGCAGGAAGGAATCGATGTCAGCGGACCACACCCGGCAGATACACTATTCTTCCGTGCGGTCAGAGGAGACTTTGATATCGTAGTAGCCTGTTATCACGACCAAGGACACGTTCCGATTAAGGTGCTTGGATTAGAAGAAGGGGTTAACATAACAGTGGGTTTAAAAGGCGGACTGGTGAGAACCTCAGTAGATCATGGAACAGCATTTGATATAGCTGGAAAGAATATTGCAGATGAACGCAGCATGCTTGCAGCTCTACAGACTGCAGCCGATTTAGCTCCGAAACAATCAATTACTAGGTAA
- a CDS encoding Nramp family divalent metal transporter, with protein MNKNLKESEAPVKEMKEAPSALPKTFMEYMRSLGPGLVLAMTFLGTGDLVSSTVSGANYGYALLWTLVVALAARYFMVSAVAKYKLQNRHGDTSILQGFQRVWRGFPLLLGVAILFLGIVIQMSFLRACAVALYNLFGGFGGETWGVFLFSLVVVGLTFLLLINPNQYRLLEMLARFASVAIIAAFVFALFRIGSFDVIGFLKGLTFDMPPNQGPFNAIFIAVATIGAIGGSAVNLLYPYFMDDKGWDKPKYRKIQQLDLITGMLPLLVINVLFWVVAAEVFYGTGIPVSNENDLALMMELAVGPAGPTMLWVCLFLAAFTSFPAQARGFTLLMLNGFHLSAKKDYKKTDEDPKFRYLSIGLFLLLPILISIPGAPDLVLLNVFGTSVITALILPPIVVGLVLMTSSRKYMMDGYKNRWWETGILVIIAAIGIWSTVEIIRNFVDQISKFI; from the coding sequence ATGAATAAGAACTTGAAGGAAAGTGAAGCACCTGTCAAGGAAATGAAAGAAGCACCGTCTGCATTACCTAAAACATTTATGGAATACATGCGAAGTCTGGGACCGGGCCTTGTACTGGCGATGACTTTCCTTGGTACTGGGGATTTGGTCAGTTCTACAGTCTCGGGTGCGAACTACGGGTATGCGCTTTTATGGACATTGGTCGTCGCGCTGGCTGCTCGTTATTTCATGGTTTCAGCGGTAGCGAAGTATAAATTGCAGAACCGTCATGGAGATACTTCGATTCTGCAAGGATTTCAGAGAGTGTGGCGCGGGTTCCCTTTACTTCTGGGTGTTGCAATCTTGTTCCTTGGAATAGTCATTCAGATGAGCTTCCTCCGAGCATGTGCTGTTGCACTTTATAATTTGTTTGGGGGATTCGGCGGTGAGACTTGGGGTGTCTTCCTCTTCAGTTTAGTGGTTGTCGGACTTACGTTCCTATTATTGATCAATCCAAACCAATATAGGTTATTGGAAATGCTGGCTCGCTTTGCTTCTGTAGCCATCATTGCTGCGTTCGTTTTTGCCCTGTTCCGAATCGGTTCATTTGATGTCATCGGGTTCTTGAAGGGACTGACATTCGATATGCCGCCAAACCAAGGGCCATTCAATGCCATATTCATCGCAGTTGCTACTATAGGAGCGATTGGCGGGTCAGCTGTAAATCTGCTGTATCCTTATTTCATGGATGATAAAGGCTGGGATAAACCGAAATACCGGAAGATACAGCAATTGGACCTAATTACGGGAATGCTGCCACTCTTGGTAATCAATGTGCTTTTCTGGGTAGTAGCTGCGGAAGTATTCTATGGAACCGGCATACCAGTCAGCAATGAAAATGACTTGGCGCTTATGATGGAATTGGCTGTTGGTCCAGCTGGTCCGACGATGCTTTGGGTCTGTCTGTTCCTAGCGGCTTTTACAAGTTTTCCGGCTCAAGCTCGCGGCTTCACTTTGCTGATGCTTAATGGCTTTCATCTATCCGCAAAGAAGGATTATAAAAAAACAGATGAAGATCCCAAATTCCGCTACTTATCCATTGGTCTATTTCTTTTGCTTCCTATTCTTATATCGATCCCTGGAGCGCCGGACTTGGTACTGCTGAATGTATTCGGCACTAGTGTCATCACTGCTTTGATCCTTCCGCCTATTGTCGTTGGATTGGTATTGATGACAAGCAGCCGGAAATATATGATGGATGGTTACAAAAATAGATGGTGGGAGACAGGAATCTTAGTAATTATTGCTGCTATCGGTATTTGGTCGACGGTGGAAATCATTCGTAATTTTGTCGATCAGATAAGTAAATTCATATAG